Proteins from a genomic interval of Pseudomonas asplenii:
- the pilP gene encoding type 4a pilus biogenesis lipoprotein PilP — protein MTGLRGWCVGLLVALLAGCGGGNDFGDLDAYMREVRERPAGNIEPTPKFQSYEAFTYSASSLRSPFQPPVKIDLVNRQKGSREVKPDPNRTRQFLEGFNIEQFEMVGTLSNASGIYALLRGGGGVHRLKVGDYLGRNEGHIVAITDSQVEVVEIVPDGEGGWLERPRTIPLKEHS, from the coding sequence ATGACCGGCTTGCGCGGGTGGTGCGTGGGCCTGCTGGTTGCGCTGCTGGCCGGTTGTGGCGGTGGCAATGACTTTGGCGACCTGGATGCCTATATGCGTGAGGTGCGCGAGCGGCCGGCCGGCAACATCGAACCGACGCCGAAGTTTCAATCCTACGAGGCGTTCACCTACAGCGCCTCGTCCTTGCGTAGTCCGTTCCAGCCGCCGGTCAAGATCGATCTGGTCAATCGCCAGAAGGGTTCACGCGAGGTCAAGCCGGACCCGAATCGGACCAGGCAATTTCTCGAAGGCTTCAATATCGAGCAGTTCGAGATGGTCGGCACGCTTTCCAATGCCAGCGGCATCTACGCCTTGTTGCGTGGTGGCGGTGGCGTTCATCGATTGAAGGTGGGCGATTACCTGGGGCGTAACGAAGGCCATATCGTGGCTATCACCGACTCCCAGGTCGAAGTGGTCGAGATCGTTCCGGACGGCGAAGGTGGCTGGCTGGAACGACCTCGCACTATCCCCTTGAAAGAGCACTCATAG